A part of Halobacillus shinanisalinarum genomic DNA contains:
- a CDS encoding DNA-binding protein, translated as MTGIFLTALLPFLLFFLLTIIAAVQNKTKSRGILQGSFGLFIIGYIIVFLITYVWMPAITVPNMLLMNALVAIILGPAMYIGAGAAFDKKTAHKSTPAIVFFITALAIVAVFVVGIFSVNQTYDSISKKEEGEAQPLNEDNTPISVAPESARNKVQKSMSVVPNTQFYDLGKLQVQEINGEISYVAPVEFTSFWRYFRGKETEGYFTIPATNINAQPEFVESNMRYTNSSYFQHNIQRKVYGSYPNYIQSGEAQIEVDDEGKPWYVQTIYKPILFTNRPDLDEVKVAVVDPVTGELKAFDAKQAPDFIEGSISSELATEENEYFGKYVHGLLNSIFGKKDVKIPNEAGTESSVTPIFGEEGEMYYFTDMASPKENIDSALGYTLINARTGELTYYNGKKNNGIMDSKGARQIVNKQFPEKNWTGSMPVLYNVDGSPTWIVNVLDPNGLFKRYAYIKANDSDFAVFGDTAKETLNAYRLQLAQDPSNVEGSEGVETTAKDGVVNRVLVTSTESRQAVQFLLEGETTIYTVTVSKEPLSIFLREGDNVQLQVRMRGNGTATVEKMVIEGLNN; from the coding sequence ATGACAGGAATATTTTTAACTGCTTTACTTCCATTTTTATTGTTTTTCTTATTAACGATCATTGCCGCCGTGCAAAATAAGACGAAATCAAGGGGGATCCTTCAAGGTTCATTTGGATTATTTATTATCGGATACATCATTGTTTTTCTTATCACTTATGTGTGGATGCCGGCAATTACCGTTCCGAACATGTTGCTTATGAATGCGCTCGTTGCAATTATTCTAGGGCCTGCTATGTATATAGGGGCTGGGGCTGCTTTTGATAAAAAAACTGCCCACAAATCAACGCCAGCGATTGTATTTTTCATAACAGCTCTAGCCATTGTAGCAGTCTTTGTCGTTGGTATTTTCTCAGTGAATCAAACATATGATTCAATTTCTAAAAAAGAGGAAGGGGAAGCACAGCCTTTAAATGAAGACAATACTCCGATTTCTGTAGCACCAGAATCGGCCCGGAACAAGGTGCAAAAGTCAATGAGTGTTGTTCCTAACACACAATTTTATGACTTAGGAAAACTTCAGGTTCAGGAGATCAACGGGGAAATTTCTTATGTAGCTCCGGTTGAGTTCACTAGTTTTTGGAGATATTTCCGTGGTAAGGAAACAGAGGGGTATTTTACGATTCCGGCAACGAACATAAATGCCCAGCCTGAGTTTGTCGAAAGTAACATGCGCTATACGAACTCAAGTTATTTCCAACATAATATCCAGCGTAAAGTTTATGGGAGTTATCCGAACTATATCCAAAGTGGAGAAGCGCAAATAGAAGTGGATGATGAAGGAAAACCATGGTATGTACAAACGATTTACAAGCCAATTCTGTTCACGAACCGCCCTGATCTGGATGAAGTAAAAGTAGCGGTTGTGGATCCAGTTACAGGTGAACTGAAAGCTTTTGATGCAAAACAAGCACCTGATTTCATTGAAGGATCGATTAGTTCCGAACTTGCAACGGAGGAAAATGAATACTTTGGGAAGTATGTTCATGGATTACTCAACTCTATTTTTGGTAAAAAGGATGTCAAAATTCCAAACGAGGCAGGCACAGAAAGCAGTGTAACACCGATCTTTGGAGAAGAAGGTGAGATGTATTACTTTACTGATATGGCTTCACCGAAGGAAAATATTGATTCGGCACTAGGGTACACATTGATCAATGCCAGAACAGGAGAGCTGACATACTATAACGGCAAAAAGAATAATGGCATTATGGACAGCAAAGGTGCCAGGCAAATTGTAAACAAACAATTTCCTGAGAAAAACTGGACCGGATCCATGCCCGTATTATACAACGTGGATGGCAGCCCTACATGGATCGTAAATGTGTTGGATCCAAACGGTTTATTTAAGCGATACGCTTATATTAAGGCAAATGACTCCGATTTTGCTGTATTTGGGGACACGGCTAAAGAAACGTTAAATGCCTATCGGTTGCAGTTAGCACAAGACCCAAGCAATGTAGAGGGCAGTGAAGGTGTTGAAACGACTGCAAAAGATGGGGTCGTCAATCGTGTGCTCGTTACGTCAACAGAATCCAGACAAGCTGTGCAATTCTTACTTGAAGGGGAAACAACAATATATACCGTGACGGTAAGTAAAGAACCGTTATCGATCTTCTTGCGTGAGGGAGATAACGTTCAATTGCAGGTAAGGATGAGGGGAAATGGAACTGCGACTGTCGAGAAAATGGTGATCGAAGGTTTGAATAACTAA
- a CDS encoding NAD(P)/FAD-dependent oxidoreductase, whose protein sequence is MKSYIVIGSGVLGASTAYHLAKAGADVTVVDRQDVGQATDAAAGIICPWLTKRKNKAWYRLAKEGAKYYPALVAELEADGEKETGYKRVGALRLHTDEEKLDEMLERALERSKDAPEMGEITRLSPAETQAMFPPLAEEYGAVHMSGAARVDGRALRDALLRAAKRKGAVFVKGDASLLVEGGQVKGVKTEADTLYADRVIVAAGAWAKELVQPLGVNLLVHPQKAQIVHLELPETNTNDWPVVMPPTNKYLLSFDGGKVVVGATHETKEKFDSRVTAGGLHEIFNKVLAIAPGLDRSTMLETRVGFRPFTPDSLPVFGAVPNFGGLFLANGLGASGLTTGPYIGAELARIALDKPTELDADDYKIEFAIASEKK, encoded by the coding sequence GTGAAAAGTTATATTGTTATTGGTTCAGGGGTCCTCGGTGCTTCTACAGCCTATCATCTGGCAAAAGCAGGAGCAGACGTGACCGTTGTTGATCGTCAGGATGTAGGTCAGGCGACAGATGCAGCGGCTGGGATTATTTGTCCGTGGCTGACAAAGCGTAAGAATAAAGCTTGGTATCGATTAGCCAAGGAGGGGGCGAAGTATTACCCCGCATTAGTTGCAGAGCTTGAGGCCGACGGAGAAAAAGAGACGGGTTACAAACGTGTCGGGGCACTCCGCCTGCATACGGATGAAGAAAAACTGGATGAAATGCTGGAACGAGCATTGGAACGAAGCAAAGATGCTCCAGAAATGGGCGAGATCACCCGACTTTCACCGGCAGAAACGCAAGCGATGTTTCCGCCGCTTGCTGAAGAATATGGAGCCGTCCATATGAGCGGAGCCGCTCGTGTAGATGGGCGTGCACTGAGAGATGCGTTGTTACGTGCAGCCAAACGAAAAGGAGCTGTTTTTGTAAAAGGGGATGCTTCCTTATTGGTTGAAGGTGGGCAGGTCAAAGGTGTGAAAACAGAAGCAGATACGCTGTATGCGGATCGAGTGATCGTAGCGGCAGGTGCATGGGCAAAAGAACTCGTTCAGCCATTAGGGGTGAATTTGCTCGTCCATCCGCAAAAGGCTCAAATTGTTCATTTGGAATTGCCGGAAACAAACACGAATGACTGGCCGGTTGTGATGCCGCCGACGAATAAATACTTGTTAAGCTTTGATGGGGGGAAGGTTGTCGTTGGGGCTACCCATGAAACGAAGGAAAAATTTGATTCGCGTGTCACAGCTGGGGGTCTACATGAAATTTTTAATAAAGTGTTAGCGATAGCTCCTGGATTGGATCGTAGTACGATGCTTGAAACGAGGGTAGGGTTTAGGCCATTTACGCCTGATTCTCTTCCTGTTTTTGGAGCTGTGCCAAACTTTGGCGGACTCTTTTTGGCTAATGGACTGGGGGCTTCAGGCCTAACGACAGGACCATATATTGGCGCTGAATTAGCAAGGATCGCTCTCGACAAACCAACGGAACTGGATGCTGATGATTATAAAATTGAGTTTGCCATAGCAAGTGAAAAAAAATAA
- a CDS encoding STAS domain-containing protein, with product MYNHSTDLNYLSVNEAANEILEHVSQILDVNTVYIAKKEDGYVNVMETYNREEHLLGANVKVDYEETYCQFVIETGGKVFTSTNMSQDPIAKNIELPPDIQIQAFMGTIIYDKEHKEFGTLCVMDQKPREFTEKEAGFLRSVGKVFGYIISLDQMQQRVDMLSVPIVPVTEGVVVLPLIGIVNEDRSNHLLETILQRIYQKNVDYFILDLSGLVSFDDLFTNHLSDIIKALELMGVTPVLTGVRPDMAMSHLSQDPMYKNLRITRNLEQALKKVGLSLIKDH from the coding sequence ATGTATAATCACTCAACTGACCTTAACTATCTTTCCGTAAATGAAGCGGCAAACGAAATCCTCGAGCATGTCAGCCAAATTTTAGATGTAAACACCGTTTACATTGCCAAGAAAGAAGACGGTTATGTGAATGTAATGGAAACGTATAACCGTGAAGAACATCTTCTCGGTGCAAACGTAAAAGTCGATTACGAGGAAACTTACTGTCAATTTGTCATCGAAACAGGTGGAAAAGTTTTCACATCAACGAATATGTCTCAAGATCCCATTGCCAAAAACATAGAGCTTCCTCCAGATATACAGATTCAAGCTTTCATGGGGACGATAATCTATGATAAAGAACATAAGGAATTCGGTACGCTTTGTGTAATGGATCAAAAACCAAGAGAGTTCACAGAAAAGGAAGCCGGCTTTCTCCGTTCCGTTGGAAAAGTCTTTGGCTATATTATCAGCTTGGACCAAATGCAGCAGCGTGTTGATATGTTGTCTGTCCCGATCGTTCCTGTTACTGAAGGCGTCGTCGTCCTTCCATTGATCGGTATAGTGAATGAAGACCGTTCCAACCATCTGCTGGAAACGATCCTTCAACGCATTTATCAAAAGAATGTCGATTACTTTATCCTTGATCTCTCAGGTTTAGTAAGTTTTGATGATTTATTTACCAACCATTTATCCGATATTATTAAAGCACTTGAGCTTATGGGAGTAACACCTGTCCTTACGGGGGTACGGCCTGATATGGCCATGAGCCACTTGAGTCAAGATCCCATGTATAAAAACCTGCGTATTACCCGCAATCTTGAACAAGCCTTAAAAAAAGTCGGCTTAAGCTTAATAAAAGACCATTAA
- a CDS encoding type 1 glutamine amidotransferase domain-containing protein, giving the protein MPKKILMVVTNHGKITKDKPTGIWLSEFGEPFNEFNNHGFDVTVASPKGGKAPVDPGSVSEDEPQEILDTKPHLEDTVAIDTLSADSFDAIFLPGGHGTMFDFPDNQKLQELTRDMYEADKSVAAVCHGPAGLVGVKLTSGERLVKGKQINSFTDAEETDTTLDQYMPFLLESKLRELGANFIKKDNWAKHIEVDGNLITGQNPQSALVVSKELMNQLNEA; this is encoded by the coding sequence ATGCCTAAGAAAATACTAATGGTAGTCACAAACCATGGGAAGATTACTAAAGACAAACCAACAGGAATCTGGTTGTCAGAATTTGGGGAGCCCTTTAATGAATTTAACAACCATGGATTCGATGTAACTGTAGCAAGCCCTAAAGGCGGAAAAGCACCCGTTGATCCGGGAAGTGTCAGCGAGGATGAACCACAGGAAATCCTCGACACGAAGCCGCACCTTGAAGACACAGTTGCCATCGATACATTATCGGCTGATTCCTTTGATGCCATCTTTTTACCAGGCGGACATGGAACCATGTTTGACTTTCCGGACAATCAAAAGCTTCAAGAACTCACTCGTGACATGTATGAGGCAGACAAGTCCGTTGCTGCCGTCTGTCATGGTCCTGCCGGGTTAGTCGGAGTGAAATTAACGAGTGGCGAACGACTTGTCAAAGGAAAGCAGATCAATTCATTCACAGATGCCGAAGAGACCGATACTACTTTAGATCAATACATGCCTTTTCTGCTAGAAAGCAAGTTGCGCGAACTTGGGGCGAACTTTATTAAAAAAGACAATTGGGCTAAACATATTGAAGTAGATGGCAACTTAATCACAGGCCAAAATCCTCAATCCGCTCTGGTCGTTTCAAAAGAACTTATGAATCAACTAAATGAAGCATAA